The Pseudarthrobacter sp. NS4 genome includes a window with the following:
- a CDS encoding L-ribulose-5-phosphate 4-epimerase, whose protein sequence is MSAGILGTIARIREEVCALHAELTRYELVVWTAGNVSARVPGKDLMVIKPSGVSYDSLTPEQMVVTDLYGVPVAGNEEGEWGNPALSPSSDTAAHAYVYRHMPEVGGVVHTHSTYATAWAARGEAIPCVLTMMSDEFGGSIPVGPFALIGDDSIGHGIVETLKSSNSPAVLMQNHGPFTIGKDAKSAVKAAVMCEEVARTVHISRQLGEPVPIDQGHIDSLYARYQNVYGQ, encoded by the coding sequence ATGAGCGCCGGAATCCTCGGGACCATCGCCCGCATCCGGGAAGAGGTCTGCGCCCTGCATGCCGAGCTGACCCGCTACGAACTGGTGGTATGGACCGCAGGCAACGTCTCCGCCCGGGTCCCCGGCAAGGACCTGATGGTCATCAAGCCTTCCGGGGTCTCCTACGACTCCCTGACGCCGGAGCAGATGGTGGTCACCGACCTCTACGGCGTTCCGGTGGCGGGCAATGAGGAAGGTGAGTGGGGCAATCCGGCGCTGTCACCGTCGTCGGACACCGCAGCACATGCCTACGTCTACCGGCACATGCCCGAAGTGGGCGGGGTGGTGCACACGCACTCGACGTATGCCACCGCCTGGGCCGCCCGCGGTGAAGCCATACCGTGCGTGCTCACCATGATGAGCGACGAATTCGGCGGCTCCATCCCGGTGGGGCCCTTCGCCCTGATCGGCGACGATTCGATCGGCCACGGCATCGTGGAGACGCTCAAGAGCTCGAACTCGCCGGCGGTCCTGATGCAGAACCACGGACCGTTCACCATCGGCAAGGATGCCAAATCCGCCGTGAAGGCGGCAGTGATGTGCGAGGAAGTGGCACGCACCGTCCACATTTCGCGGCAGCTGGGCGAACCCGTGCCCATCGACCAGGGCCACATTGACTCCCTCTACGCCCGCTACCAGAACGTCTACGGCCAATGA